In Dromiciops gliroides isolate mDroGli1 chromosome 4, mDroGli1.pri, whole genome shotgun sequence, one DNA window encodes the following:
- the LOC122754502 gene encoding LOW QUALITY PROTEIN: fatty acid desaturase 6-like (The sequence of the model RefSeq protein was modified relative to this genomic sequence to represent the inferred CDS: deleted 1 base in 1 codon): MPPAYTRVVGLEDLSLWRVPYLNRYVDIFLVPFTLPILLLIMTVGLLRNVEPRIALPTLCLISLGLFSQYWLLIKVSGYKSFWSTLLCMLVIRSLLAHPFFHVNIFQHMEFPMFSPGNKPQRIHTMSLTLFNLPCNPILDWTFGHSVINCHVEHHLFPLFSDNMCLKVKPVVSQFLQRNHLPYNEDSYLSRLGLLLSKYEEILVHAPPITDLVGLQ; the protein is encoded by the exons ATGCCCCCTGCTTACACCAGAGTGGTGGGCCTTGAGGACTTGAGCCTATGGAGAGTACCATATCTGAATCGATATGTCGACATTTTCCTTGTTCCTTTCACATTACCCATTCTCCTGCTGATAATGACAGTTG GGCTGCTGAGGAATGTAGAACCCAGGATAGCTCTTCCGACCTTGTGCCTCATATCTCTCGGACTCTTCTCTCAGTACTGGCTGCTGATCAAAGTCTCTGGC TACAAGTCATTTTGGTCTACTTTGCTCTGCATGCTTGTGATCCGGAGCCTCCTGGCTCACCCTTTCTTCCATGTCAACATCTTCCAG CACATGGAGTTCCCCATGTTCTCTCCGGGTAATAAGCCACAGAGGATCCATACGATGAGTCTTACATTGTTCAACTTGCCCTGCAACCCCATCCTTGACTGGACATTTGGCCACTCGGTCATCAACTGCCATGTGGAACATCATCTCTTCCCCCTGTTCTCTGACAACATGTGTCTAAAG GTAAAGCCAGTGGTGTCTCAGTTCCTTCAAAGGAACCATCTGCCATACAATGAGGACTCCTACCTGTCAAGGCTTGGGCTTCTCTTGAGCAAATATGAGGAGATCCTGGTGCATGCCCCTCCCATCACTGACCTCGTGGGGCTCCAGTGA